A genomic window from Streptomyces mirabilis includes:
- a CDS encoding sensor histidine kinase yields MVTVAVLTFVLVDALVQSTGRFDPEVVLVPVAAVWGTVALYRGQQRDAAIRQRLVEELREAGGDTDPSPCRGRRPGQQPRRDPPDDPGPDPAHRRRGRPRRRATAAVRPFASGRCRGPGAFRSLGTHQPALDDQAATTLLRIAQNALANVREHAHAVDVVVTFHRHPDRVELEVSDDGVGFDPAATFAGERAPGAVRTDRGFGLPAARARLRECGGDLDVSSAPGRGTMIRASVSVRPRPRPVEPSFAPATAR; encoded by the coding sequence ATGGTCACGGTCGCCGTGCTCACCTTCGTGCTCGTCGACGCACTCGTCCAGTCCACGGGCCGGTTCGACCCGGAGGTCGTCCTCGTTCCGGTGGCGGCCGTCTGGGGAACCGTCGCCCTCTACCGCGGCCAGCAGCGGGACGCCGCGATCCGCCAGCGCCTCGTCGAGGAACTGCGGGAGGCCGGAGGTGACACGGACCCGTCTCCGTGCCGGGGCCGACGGCCTGGGCAGCAACCTCGCCGAGACCCGCCGGATGATCCGGGACCTGACCCCGCCCACCGTCGCCGAGGCCGGCCTCGAAGGCGCGCTACGGCTGCCGTGCGACCGTTCGCGTCAGGAAGGTGCCGTGGCCCGGGTGCGTTCCGCTCACTCGGAACGCATCAGCCCGCCCTCGACGACCAGGCCGCCACCACCCTGCTCCGCATCGCCCAGAACGCCCTGGCGAACGTACGCGAACACGCCCACGCGGTGGACGTAGTGGTCACCTTCCACCGGCACCCCGATCGTGTCGAACTCGAAGTGAGCGACGACGGAGTCGGGTTCGACCCGGCCGCCACGTTCGCGGGCGAGCGCGCGCCGGGCGCCGTCCGGACGGACCGCGGATTCGGCCTCCCGGCCGCTCGCGCGCGCCTGCGTGAGTGCGGGGGCGACCTCGACGTCAGCAGCGCACCCGGCCGGGGCACCATGATCCGCGCGTCGGTGAGCGTACGGCCCCGACCGCGGCCGGTCGAGCCGTCGTTCGCACCGGCGACCGCCCGATGA